In one window of Paucidesulfovibrio gracilis DSM 16080 DNA:
- a CDS encoding beta-ketoacyl-ACP synthase III, with amino-acid sequence MKQPVVIKGLGFHVPERILTNQDLERIVDTSDEWITTRSGIKTRHVVSEGESLSDLTHGASLKALADAEVSPEAITHILVATFSAENMIPSAACTLQDRLGLRGRMAQDISAACTGFLYALETARGLLALHPEAKILICSGDVVTSRVNWEDRGTCVLFGDGCGAAVVMLDDGGPRRAVVRDVALASDGALGDLLTVKGGGSGTIYKLGDPVGEEYFVQMQGREVFKHAVRSMTNISRNLLKKHELTSDDVDVLLPHQANLRIIEAVGKKLAIPNERVFVNVDKYGNTSAASVPIALAEAVHDGTLAPGRRALLTAFGGGFTWGAALLDT; translated from the coding sequence ATGAAACAGCCAGTTGTCATCAAGGGCCTCGGGTTTCACGTCCCGGAGCGGATTCTCACCAACCAGGATCTGGAACGCATCGTGGATACGTCCGACGAGTGGATCACCACCCGAAGCGGCATCAAAACCCGGCACGTGGTTTCCGAGGGCGAATCCCTCAGCGACCTGACCCACGGCGCCTCGCTCAAGGCTCTCGCCGATGCAGAGGTGTCTCCAGAAGCGATTACCCACATTTTAGTCGCCACCTTTTCCGCCGAGAACATGATCCCCTCGGCCGCCTGCACCCTGCAGGATCGTCTGGGACTACGCGGCCGCATGGCCCAGGATATTTCCGCGGCCTGCACCGGTTTTCTCTACGCTTTGGAAACAGCGCGCGGCCTGCTGGCCCTGCACCCCGAAGCCAAGATCCTGATCTGCTCGGGCGACGTGGTCACCAGCCGCGTGAACTGGGAAGACCGCGGCACCTGCGTGCTCTTTGGCGACGGATGCGGCGCGGCCGTGGTCATGCTGGACGACGGCGGTCCCCGCCGGGCCGTGGTGCGCGATGTGGCCCTGGCCTCGGACGGCGCCCTGGGCGATCTGCTGACCGTCAAAGGCGGCGGTTCCGGCACCATTTATAAACTCGGCGACCCCGTGGGCGAAGAATATTTTGTGCAGATGCAGGGCCGCGAGGTCTTCAAGCATGCGGTGCGCTCCATGACGAACATCAGCCGCAATCTGCTGAAAAAGCATGAACTCACATCCGATGATGTGGACGTTCTGCTGCCGCACCAAGCCAATCTCCGTATCATTGAAGCCGTGGGCAAAAAGCTGGCCATTCCCAATGAACGGGTTTTTGTAAACGTGGACAAATACGGCAATACATCCGCTGCCAGCGTACCCATTGCCCTGGCCGAGGCCGTACACGACGGCACGCTTGCTCCGGGGCGGCGCGCCCTGCTCACGGCCTTTGGCGGCGGCTTCACCTGGGGTGCCGCCCTGCTCGATACGTAA
- the fabG gene encoding 3-oxoacyl-[acyl-carrier-protein] reductase, with amino-acid sequence MSELPNVALVTGGSRGIGRACAERLAADGFEVWLTYVSKPEAAETVVQTIADAGGTARAVQLDSSDREAVASFFKDEIKGKVHLAALVNNAGITRDGLLIRMKPEDWDSVLDINLTGAFSCLQEAAKIMARQRGGSIINISSVVGQMGNAGQANYVAAKAGLIGLTKAAARELAGRGVRVNAVAPGFIETDMTKDLPEKTVESMKTMIPLSRLGSPGDIAAAVSFLAGNGAGYITGQVLAVNGGMYM; translated from the coding sequence ATGAGCGAACTTCCCAACGTCGCCCTGGTCACCGGCGGCTCACGCGGCATCGGTCGCGCCTGCGCCGAACGTCTCGCCGCCGACGGATTCGAGGTCTGGTTGACCTACGTAAGCAAACCCGAAGCCGCCGAGACCGTGGTGCAGACCATTGCGGATGCCGGCGGAACCGCTCGAGCCGTGCAGCTCGACTCTTCGGATCGCGAGGCCGTGGCCTCTTTCTTCAAGGACGAGATCAAAGGCAAAGTCCACCTTGCCGCCCTGGTGAACAACGCGGGTATCACTCGTGACGGGCTGCTCATCCGCATGAAGCCCGAAGACTGGGACAGCGTCCTGGACATCAACCTCACCGGTGCCTTCTCCTGCCTGCAGGAGGCCGCCAAGATCATGGCCCGGCAGCGCGGCGGATCCATCATCAACATTTCTTCGGTCGTGGGCCAAATGGGTAACGCGGGCCAGGCCAACTACGTGGCCGCCAAAGCCGGACTCATCGGCCTGACCAAAGCTGCGGCACGCGAACTGGCAGGACGCGGCGTGCGCGTCAATGCCGTGGCTCCGGGATTCATCGAAACCGACATGACCAAAGATCTCCCGGAAAAAACCGTGGAGAGCATGAAAACCATGATTCCGCTCAGCCGCCTCGGTTCCCCGGGGGACATCGCGGCAGCGGTCAGCTTCCTGGCCGGCAACGGAGCCGGTTACATTACGGGACAGGTGCTGGCCGTCAATGGCGGCATGTATATGTAA
- a CDS encoding acyl carrier protein, whose product MSDVANKVKDIIVDQLGVSADEVTEEAAFVEDLGADSLDLTELIMAMEEEFDIEIDDEDAQKIAKVKDAVNYIEKNK is encoded by the coding sequence ATGTCCGACGTCGCAAACAAAGTTAAGGACATCATCGTTGACCAGCTTGGCGTGTCCGCCGACGAAGTCACCGAAGAAGCGGCTTTTGTCGAAGACCTGGGCGCTGATTCTCTGGACCTGACCGAACTGATCATGGCCATGGAAGAAGAATTCGACATCGAAATCGATGACGAAGACGCGCAAAAGATCGCCAAGGTCAAAGACGCCGTCAATTACATTGAAAAAAACAAGTAG
- the fabF gene encoding beta-ketoacyl-ACP synthase II, translating to MNRVVVTGLAAITPLGNDLATSWDNLVAGKSGIGPITSFDATGFDSRIAGHVKDFDHSPYIPHKQAKRMESFTRYAVSCTSMLMAETGLEIPEDKAERVGVTIGVGLGGLNAIEVYHQKLIERGPGRISPFFIPTMIANMAAGQVSIEAGARGPNICTTTACASGTHAIGTAFTDIMLGRIDAAICGGVESTVTPLGVSGFTAMKALSTRNDEPELASRPFDAERDGFIIGEGCGILLLESLDHARERGANILCEVTGFGASGDAYHMTAPPEDGSGMALAMRAALREGRVNLEDVDCINAHGTSTKLNDLCETRALKTVFGDHAYKLNITANKSQTGHLLGGAGGVEGVFSAMTLAKGVIPATQNLTNPDPDCDLDYCASGPREKQVEYVLSNSFGFGGTNGCILFKRFAD from the coding sequence ATGAACAGGGTAGTCGTCACCGGCCTTGCGGCCATCACCCCCCTGGGCAATGACCTGGCAACCAGCTGGGACAACCTCGTCGCCGGCAAATCCGGCATCGGACCCATCACGTCCTTTGACGCCACTGGGTTCGATTCCCGCATCGCCGGGCATGTCAAAGACTTCGACCACAGCCCCTACATCCCGCACAAGCAGGCCAAGCGCATGGAGTCCTTCACGCGCTATGCTGTGAGCTGCACCAGCATGCTCATGGCGGAAACCGGCCTGGAGATCCCCGAGGACAAGGCCGAACGCGTCGGCGTGACCATCGGCGTGGGCCTGGGCGGACTGAACGCCATCGAAGTCTACCACCAAAAATTGATCGAGCGGGGACCGGGACGCATCTCCCCCTTCTTCATCCCCACCATGATCGCGAACATGGCCGCAGGGCAGGTTTCCATCGAGGCCGGAGCACGCGGTCCGAACATCTGCACCACCACGGCCTGTGCCTCGGGTACCCACGCCATTGGAACCGCCTTTACCGACATCATGCTCGGTCGCATTGACGCGGCCATCTGCGGCGGCGTGGAATCCACCGTCACCCCCCTGGGCGTAAGCGGCTTCACCGCCATGAAGGCGCTCTCCACCCGCAACGACGAACCGGAGCTGGCCTCCCGTCCGTTCGATGCGGAGCGCGACGGCTTCATCATCGGTGAGGGGTGCGGCATTTTGCTGCTGGAATCCCTGGATCACGCCAGGGAGCGCGGCGCGAATATTTTGTGCGAAGTGACCGGATTCGGCGCGTCGGGCGACGCCTACCACATGACCGCCCCGCCCGAGGACGGTTCGGGCATGGCCCTGGCCATGCGTGCGGCCCTGCGTGAGGGCCGCGTCAACCTGGAAGACGTGGACTGCATCAACGCCCACGGCACCTCCACCAAGCTCAACGACCTCTGCGAGACCCGCGCGCTCAAGACCGTGTTCGGCGACCATGCCTACAAGCTGAACATCACGGCCAACAAATCCCAGACCGGCCACCTGCTGGGCGGCGCGGGCGGCGTGGAAGGCGTGTTCAGCGCCATGACCCTGGCCAAGGGCGTTATCCCGGCCACACAAAACCTGACCAATCCCGACCCGGATTGCGACCTGGACTACTGCGCGTCCGGTCCCCGGGAAAAACAAGTCGAATACGTGCTTTCCAACTCTTTCGGGTTCGGCGGCACCAACGGCTGCATTTTGTTCAAGCGCTTTGCGGACTGA
- the glyA gene encoding serine hydroxymethyltransferase has protein sequence MEEILIQDPEVAAAITREVDRQVGNLELIASENFTSVAVRQAMSSVMTHKYAEGYPGKRYYGGCEFVDQAEDLARERVKALFGAGYANVQPHSGSQANMGVYFSCLEPGDTILGMDLSHGGHLTHGSPVNFSGKLFNVVFYGVNRETETIDYDEVERLAKENRPKLIVAGASAYSRVIDFKRFRAIADEVGALFMVDMAHIAGLIAAGEHPSCIEHAHFTTSTTHKTLRGPRGGLILSSEENQKKLNSNIFPGIQGGPLMHVIASKAVAFGEALQPGFQEYQAQTVKNAKTLSSALVETGFRIVSGGTDNHLLMLDLTDKGITGKDAQLALEKANITANKNTIPFDTQSPFVTSGIRLGTPALTTRGMIEEDMVVVAEAITAALENWKDDKVLAELKSEVEEFAREFPLFAW, from the coding sequence ATGGAAGAAATCCTGATTCAAGACCCGGAAGTGGCAGCCGCCATTACCCGCGAGGTGGACCGGCAGGTGGGCAACCTGGAACTGATCGCTTCGGAAAACTTTACCTCCGTGGCCGTGCGCCAGGCCATGAGCAGCGTGATGACCCACAAATACGCCGAGGGATACCCCGGCAAGCGCTACTACGGTGGCTGCGAGTTCGTTGACCAGGCCGAAGACCTCGCCCGGGAACGCGTCAAGGCGCTGTTCGGCGCGGGGTACGCCAACGTGCAGCCCCACTCCGGCTCCCAGGCCAACATGGGCGTCTATTTCTCCTGCCTGGAACCGGGCGACACCATCCTGGGCATGGACCTGTCCCACGGCGGCCACCTGACCCACGGCAGCCCGGTGAACTTTTCCGGCAAGCTCTTCAACGTGGTGTTTTACGGTGTGAACCGCGAAACCGAGACCATCGACTACGACGAGGTGGAACGCCTGGCCAAGGAAAATCGGCCCAAGCTCATCGTGGCTGGCGCCTCGGCCTACTCGCGGGTCATCGACTTCAAACGCTTCCGCGCCATTGCGGACGAAGTGGGCGCGTTGTTCATGGTGGACATGGCCCACATCGCGGGACTCATTGCCGCGGGCGAGCATCCCTCCTGCATTGAGCACGCCCATTTCACCACCTCCACCACGCACAAGACCCTGCGCGGGCCGCGCGGCGGTCTGATCCTCTCCTCCGAGGAGAATCAGAAAAAGCTGAACTCCAACATCTTCCCCGGCATTCAGGGCGGACCGCTCATGCACGTGATCGCGTCCAAGGCCGTGGCCTTTGGCGAGGCATTGCAGCCCGGATTCCAGGAGTATCAGGCCCAGACCGTAAAGAACGCCAAGACCCTGTCCAGCGCCCTGGTTGAAACCGGATTCCGCATTGTTTCCGGCGGCACGGACAACCATCTGCTCATGCTCGACCTCACGGATAAGGGCATCACGGGCAAAGACGCGCAGCTGGCTCTGGAAAAGGCCAACATCACGGCCAATAAGAACACCATTCCGTTCGACACCCAGTCCCCGTTCGTGACCTCGGGCATTCGTTTGGGCACCCCCGCCCTGACCACCCGCGGCATGATCGAGGAAGACATGGTGGTGGTGGCCGAGGCCATTACCGCGGCCCTGGAAAACTGGAAGGACGACAAGGTGCTTGCCGAACTGAAAAGCGAAGTGGAGGAATTCGCCCGCGAATTCCCGCTCTTCGCCTGGTAG
- a CDS encoding deoxycytidylate deaminase, with translation MSRMPWPDYFMKIAHVVAERSTCLRRKVGAVAVRDKRILATGYNGAPTNMRHCEEVGCLRDQLKVPSGERHELCRALHAEQNVITQCAVHGVSLQGAEIYCTTQPCLICAKLLINCQVRAIWYADSYPDQLTEQFLEESGIEHGQLPYPGHD, from the coding sequence ATGTCCCGAATGCCCTGGCCCGACTATTTCATGAAAATCGCCCATGTGGTGGCCGAGCGCTCCACCTGCCTGCGCCGCAAGGTGGGAGCCGTGGCCGTGCGCGACAAACGCATCCTGGCCACGGGCTACAACGGCGCCCCCACCAACATGCGCCATTGCGAAGAGGTGGGCTGCCTGCGCGACCAGCTCAAGGTTCCGTCCGGGGAACGCCATGAACTGTGCCGCGCCCTGCACGCGGAACAGAACGTGATCACCCAATGCGCGGTGCACGGCGTGTCCCTGCAAGGCGCGGAAATTTATTGCACCACCCAGCCCTGCCTGATCTGCGCCAAACTGCTCATCAATTGCCAGGTGCGGGCCATTTGGTACGCGGATTCCTACCCGGATCAACTCACGGAACAATTTCTCGAGGAATCCGGCATTGAACACGGTCAACTCCCCTACCCCGGCCATGACTGA
- the ribD gene encoding bifunctional diaminohydroxyphosphoribosylaminopyrimidine deaminase/5-amino-6-(5-phosphoribosylamino)uracil reductase RibD, whose product MNTVNSPTPAMTEAPARHEYWMARAVELARRGRGPTAPNPCVGAVLVRDGQEVAHGWHERFGGPHAERRCLAHAREQGVDPSRCTLYVTLEPCNHHGKTPPCTEAVLEAGIPEVVVGALDPNPVAQGGAERLEQAGVRIRTRVLEQQCLDLIRDFRLWQSTDRAYCILKMAATLDGRIAARSGRPEPISSPESFSDVHRLRGLAQAVLVGGSTFLGDDPSLTCRLADMDQPTGSTAPSLYDQQLINDEQPYAVVLTSRLPGADCELQLIRKRPRQTIFWTTEQAAASETARALEDIGVRVWALPQQGPTLQIQEGLRRLRQELNGHYLLCEGGGQLATNMLEQGAADEFVLYLAPRFLGDAQAAPLGAGRHCETMAQAMDLRLGRCEPSGPDLKLTYYPPDTSGAD is encoded by the coding sequence TTGAACACGGTCAACTCCCCTACCCCGGCCATGACTGAAGCGCCCGCCCGACACGAATACTGGATGGCGCGGGCCGTGGAACTGGCGCGACGCGGGCGCGGGCCTACGGCGCCGAATCCCTGCGTGGGCGCGGTGCTGGTGCGTGACGGCCAGGAAGTGGCCCATGGCTGGCACGAACGGTTCGGCGGTCCCCATGCGGAACGGCGCTGCCTGGCCCATGCGCGGGAACAGGGCGTGGACCCGAGCCGCTGCACCCTGTACGTGACCCTGGAACCGTGCAACCACCACGGCAAAACCCCGCCCTGCACCGAAGCCGTGCTGGAAGCCGGTATTCCGGAGGTGGTGGTGGGCGCGCTGGACCCCAATCCCGTGGCCCAGGGCGGAGCCGAACGGCTGGAACAGGCTGGCGTCCGCATCCGGACCCGCGTGCTGGAGCAGCAATGCCTGGACCTGATCCGGGATTTCCGGCTCTGGCAAAGCACAGACCGCGCCTACTGCATTCTCAAAATGGCCGCTACCCTGGATGGGCGCATTGCCGCACGCTCCGGCCGCCCCGAGCCGATTTCCAGCCCGGAAAGCTTTTCCGACGTGCATCGGCTTCGCGGCCTGGCCCAGGCCGTATTAGTGGGCGGTTCCACATTCTTGGGCGACGACCCAAGCCTGACCTGTCGGCTGGCAGATATGGACCAACCCACTGGTTCAACTGCGCCTTCTCTATATGATCAACAATTGATCAACGATGAACAACCATATGCGGTTGTCCTGACCTCACGGCTCCCCGGCGCAGACTGTGAACTCCAACTGATCCGCAAGCGACCGCGGCAGACCATTTTCTGGACCACGGAGCAGGCTGCGGCATCCGAAACCGCCCGCGCCCTGGAGGATATCGGCGTCCGCGTCTGGGCTTTGCCCCAACAGGGTCCAACCCTGCAAATTCAGGAAGGATTGCGTCGACTGCGCCAGGAACTGAACGGCCACTACCTGCTCTGCGAGGGCGGGGGCCAACTGGCCACCAATATGCTGGAACAGGGGGCGGCGGATGAATTTGTACTGTACCTCGCGCCCCGATTCCTTGGCGATGCCCAGGCCGCTCCCCTGGGAGCCGGTCGCCACTGCGAAACCATGGCCCAGGCCATGGACCTGCGGCTAGGGCGGTGCGAACCTTCAGGACCGGACCTGAAGCTGACCTACTATCCGCCCGACACCTCCGGCGCGGACTGA